One genomic region from Streptomyces sp. NBC_01431 encodes:
- a CDS encoding aminotransferase class V-fold PLP-dependent enzyme — protein MTMPTAPAEFPGGPGLFGLSPRVAHLNHGSFGAVPRPVAQAQRRLLTEADADPDAFFLAAPDRLAASRGRVADHLGADREELAFVTNATEAAHVVMDALRLRQDDEILVTDHGYGTVVRAAARRARLNTVSLDPALPDEDAVREAVLAAVTPRTTVALLDQISSPTARQIATPTLLADLAERGVTTVVDGAHAPGMLAEPLSGRPDFWFGNLHKWGYAPPGTAVLAVAPAHRTGVRAPVRSWEDHRGFPRAVEYRATIDYTGWLVAPEGLDLLAQLGAQRVRAHNSALAAYGAELLARTAGLTPLPGHDALAMRALRLPPGVARTLDEAAALRETIAARLGCRVLIWPWPGGGGIRICGQIYNKPQEYEHLAANLRALLAGR, from the coding sequence ATGACCATGCCCACGGCACCCGCCGAGTTCCCTGGCGGTCCCGGACTGTTCGGGCTCAGCCCACGGGTGGCCCACCTCAACCACGGGTCCTTCGGCGCCGTACCACGACCGGTGGCGCAGGCCCAGCGACGCCTGCTGACGGAGGCGGACGCCGACCCCGATGCCTTCTTTCTGGCCGCGCCGGACCGCCTCGCCGCATCCCGCGGTCGCGTCGCCGATCACCTGGGCGCCGACCGGGAGGAGCTCGCCTTCGTCACCAACGCAACCGAGGCCGCCCATGTCGTGATGGACGCGCTGCGTCTGCGGCAGGACGACGAGATCCTGGTGACCGACCACGGTTATGGGACTGTCGTCCGGGCAGCGGCTCGCCGAGCCCGCCTGAACACCGTCTCCCTCGACCCGGCACTGCCCGACGAGGACGCCGTGCGCGAGGCGGTGCTCGCCGCCGTGACGCCCCGTACGACGGTGGCGTTGCTCGACCAGATCAGTTCGCCCACCGCACGACAGATCGCCACGCCCACGCTGCTGGCCGACCTCGCCGAGCGCGGGGTGACCACGGTCGTGGACGGCGCCCACGCGCCCGGCATGCTGGCCGAACCGCTCTCCGGCCGACCCGACTTCTGGTTCGGCAATCTGCACAAGTGGGGGTACGCTCCGCCGGGCACCGCCGTGCTGGCGGTGGCCCCGGCTCACCGGACCGGGGTGCGTGCGCCTGTCCGCTCGTGGGAGGACCACCGGGGCTTCCCCCGTGCCGTGGAGTACCGGGCCACCATCGATTACACCGGCTGGCTCGTCGCCCCCGAAGGGCTGGACCTGCTTGCCCAGCTCGGTGCCCAACGGGTTCGCGCCCACAACAGCGCCCTGGCCGCATACGGTGCCGAACTGCTCGCCCGCACCGCGGGACTGACTCCGCTGCCGGGCCACGACGCACTGGCCATGCGTGCGCTGCGCCTGCCGCCAGGGGTGGCCCGCACCCTCGACGAGGCCGCCGCGCTGCGCGAGACGATCGCCGCCCGGCTCGGTTGCCGGGTGCTGATCTGGCCCTGGCCGGGCGGGGGCGGCATCCGGATCTGCGGACAGATCTACAACAAGCCCCAGGAGTACGAGCACTTGGCGGCGAACCTGCGCGCCCTGCTGGCCGGACGCTGA
- a CDS encoding alpha-galactosidase, with protein MRLRLPVPLPLPRAALHALTALSLAVSGLAAVVAGSSPAAALDNGLALTPPMGWNSWNTLGTAVTQDQVVQTIDFMASRGLAAAGYNTVTIDDGWSVNHRDGQSTGLVKNSYGAMQLYDANRNPTSGTDGSGFDLTTGHLIPDPDHFPSHTVNGKTLNGIEYLSWYAHSKGMKFGLYATDTYTTCQGHPGSLGHEAVDAADFVSWGVDYVKYDDCPYGPQITGPDGYNYYTQGEGRELTRSIYARVQDFQRALDATSAAQGRPRVALSVSAQPVHTGVPYLLAQDDPARSDPVITATGTPARQAPGYAPTGVWCGQVANLCRIGGDRGPDLEGVLYNGQLQTALRYPGNVRPGSWNDMDMMFAGWQSPYGLYGVTDTCTCHKPMSDTESRSEMSVLAMMASPLITGADLRTPADSQHTYNGVTWSTGISDSALAIYKNSDVIAVDQDGAKPATLVGNPPSSSTAPLVLKRPLANGDTAVLLVNQDPSNTQTISTDLSTLGLTGPGYSSKELWTGATGNVTGTISAPVAPHGVALYRLRPLPATVPAAVIGDGRYHGISAGGTGGQVLEVQGTCSASDGSTTDINTWWSSHTSEQWRFDPNSDGTVHITDNCSTGTQAHGTLTGPASVGGRAWVLNGYDPNSPYQKWRVVQNTSTGHLAITNVATGLELDAPQATATSPVVLDQPDTAASGQTWTLMS; from the coding sequence ATGCGTCTACGCCTACCCGTGCCCCTACCCCTACCCCGCGCCGCACTTCACGCGCTCACCGCGCTGTCGCTCGCGGTATCGGGCCTCGCCGCCGTCGTCGCCGGGTCCTCCCCGGCGGCGGCTCTGGACAACGGACTTGCCCTCACCCCTCCCATGGGTTGGAACTCCTGGAACACCCTGGGCACCGCGGTGACCCAGGATCAGGTCGTCCAGACGATCGACTTCATGGCCTCGCGCGGCCTGGCGGCGGCCGGCTACAACACCGTCACCATCGACGACGGCTGGTCGGTCAACCACCGCGACGGCCAGAGCACCGGCCTGGTCAAGAACTCCTACGGCGCCATGCAGCTCTACGACGCCAACCGCAACCCCACGAGTGGCACCGACGGAAGTGGATTCGACCTGACGACGGGTCACCTCATTCCGGACCCGGACCACTTCCCGTCCCACACCGTCAACGGGAAGACCCTCAACGGCATCGAGTACCTGAGCTGGTACGCCCACAGCAAAGGCATGAAGTTCGGCCTGTACGCCACCGACACCTACACCACCTGCCAAGGGCACCCGGGCAGCCTCGGGCACGAGGCGGTCGATGCCGCCGACTTCGTCTCCTGGGGCGTGGACTACGTCAAGTACGACGACTGCCCCTACGGTCCGCAGATCACCGGTCCGGACGGCTACAACTACTACACACAGGGCGAGGGAAGGGAGCTGACGCGGTCCATCTATGCCCGGGTCCAGGACTTCCAGCGGGCACTCGACGCGACGTCCGCCGCGCAGGGGCGCCCGCGGGTGGCGCTCAGCGTCTCGGCGCAGCCGGTGCACACCGGTGTGCCCTACTTGCTGGCGCAGGACGACCCCGCCCGTAGCGACCCCGTCATCACTGCCACGGGCACCCCCGCGCGCCAGGCCCCGGGGTACGCCCCGACCGGCGTCTGGTGCGGGCAGGTGGCGAACCTCTGCCGGATCGGCGGCGACCGCGGCCCGGACCTGGAAGGCGTGCTCTACAACGGCCAGTTGCAGACCGCCCTGCGCTACCCGGGCAATGTCAGACCGGGAAGCTGGAATGACATGGACATGATGTTTGCTGGCTGGCAGAGCCCCTACGGGCTGTACGGCGTCACCGACACCTGCACCTGCCACAAACCCATGAGCGACACCGAGTCGCGCAGCGAGATGTCGGTCCTGGCGATGATGGCCTCCCCACTCATCACCGGCGCGGACCTACGTACTCCGGCCGACTCCCAGCACACATACAACGGTGTCACCTGGTCCACCGGCATCAGCGACTCCGCCTTGGCGATCTACAAGAACTCCGATGTGATCGCCGTCGACCAGGACGGCGCCAAGCCCGCCACTCTGGTCGGAAACCCACCGAGCAGCAGTACCGCACCGCTCGTCCTCAAGCGGCCCCTGGCAAACGGTGACACCGCCGTGCTGCTGGTCAACCAGGACCCGTCCAACACCCAGACCATTTCGACCGACTTGAGCACGCTCGGCCTCACCGGCCCCGGCTACTCCTCCAAGGAGCTGTGGACCGGCGCCACCGGCAACGTCACCGGGACGATCAGCGCGCCGGTCGCCCCGCACGGAGTCGCGCTGTACCGGCTCAGGCCGCTGCCGGCCACGGTTCCTGCGGCCGTGATCGGGGACGGCCGGTACCACGGCATCAGCGCCGGCGGCACCGGCGGCCAGGTCCTTGAGGTCCAGGGCACCTGCAGCGCCTCCGACGGCTCGACCACCGACATCAACACCTGGTGGAGTTCGCACACTTCGGAGCAGTGGCGGTTCGACCCCAACTCCGACGGCACCGTGCACATCACCGACAACTGCTCCACCGGCACGCAGGCCCACGGCACGCTGACCGGGCCCGCTTCGGTCGGCGGACGAGCCTGGGTACTCAACGGCTACGACCCGAACAGCCCGTACCAGAAATGGCGCGTGGTCCAGAACACCAGCACCGGCCACCTGGCCATCACAAACGTGGCGACCGGTCTGGAACTGGATGCCCCGCAGGCCACGGCCACCTCGCCCGTCGTCCTCGACCAGCCCGATACGGCAGCGTCCGGGCAGACATGGACCCTCATGTCCTGA